A part of Aegilops tauschii subsp. strangulata cultivar AL8/78 chromosome 2, Aet v6.0, whole genome shotgun sequence genomic DNA contains:
- the LOC109760096 gene encoding uncharacterized protein has translation MAGPRSSPSPPPPQARSADGGAHLSLFLDTDLGTLLALNVAADSTIRRLKSQVAVEHAAAFPDLGPVAVKSFQVLRKGAMYHLSDSMALRSAFSKVKAGCFLHVKMVAVATDSHYCRDEDRGRSSRGCLGVDMDKRLMELPATISGGVNPQMLEGSEEAAALLNVHAHDAVPNDVQLSSSSHPSTVTKKDAAVSLATDVQTNSVANVSRFSNQSNVALVGEELLARKENLLHSVEDHDLGVVSGDKQVGTREGTVGELHALDDPSQEKERKRARRTDSVNMSAVDPVRETNDYKTRDVNSLDKPSLETNTNSLGVIPSNSFQQESHGNAQEDSIQPENPIIPGKNKKRKKHQSVAPKDAQEITKPSAGTVEVPKALDGGLLHENQGQQGDGVDNVEMTSRDKAMVRPSDMHLPSSQLNSGSQLGTDAQATTDLVADKSNIGIVHEGYGNPAVGETSNSTSKVVAGEETIAEGINDEYHDERGVEVSNMEKGSKSENVLDMADTAGNISHEKNCQESNKVSSVGLSSMDTAEAKDQSGYSEKAAKSDIVSTQGDILNDPYKWHITSNVQRGDCNVIEHSAGDGKLKKKKRRHSESSKDGPTTQGVTKPSGSIANAQVETVNEPSKVNQGDSTVTENPTGDGKRKKKRKLRLESSKDDPLTKSSGPTTGGSSTQHASDDPLNAEQTTQGTIGEATGSACRKLDGTADVAATNVINEVLADLGCTDNLSGDPVKEHTEGVVSAALPLKYPADNQSDDLNDVLTENTVVPADGRTKSSKRQRKKTSLKHVSTDSSKDIQSLGVQVRQVPTEDLEGGNDTKEELLLEGSSVDAPASTGQVLRQKSRKSLKTQTPTIQEINHPTYGQDNQFIKDDQEKYVTDGGPRNDKNIVGAPTESSVLHKDGTIIMHDKPNARKGRKKSSKTELQSQDTALEQGSVADLMNSRAQEGAAIPKGSAGAVEPNDSAAIHSENGKINFLDHFSPSVMNGPSVSAENNDETTIREVKGKKKSKRKPDMQSQHAGIIEPNDLPESHLHTDKTSVADHFDTGNVGVPSVSAENTNREDGNVEKAKEKKKSKRKQDLVKPESENPIGNNEDTDNCSQNLLHSVVQKGRIEQGNAKENSDKITKDNSMPQQETEAENINREDGNVRKTKEKKKSKRKQDLVKPECQNPDGGNQDTDTSAPQKGRMDQGNAKEKKEQEKEDATRDSTFEKKPRQSKVGADNQTDLPTEKDHARMGKEQMNSTSQTKHHGKNRKHDGSIDGRENANPKVVSNVVQSSPISPQASNESTYGTPAVNRFRVAVRKVPRNFFEQLNDKSKKDTSKRGAGAIFSDTISEDSDELLNTMGEKVGKENSSDDSSTSADSGISSTAWEGSDVPDDEGIASLSQRSDINSVLRGSSSYKKARLKPTELLEDTEVPDSQPPDSLWG, from the exons ATGGCCGGCCCGcggtcgtcgccgtcaccgccgccgccgcaggcgCGCTCCGCCGACGGAGGCGCCCACCTGTCCCTGTTCCTCGACACCGACCTCGGCACGCTCCTCGCCCTGAACGTCGCCGCGGACTCCACCATCCGCCGCCTCAAGT CGCAAGTGGCCGTGGAGCACGCCGCCGCCTTCCCCGACCTCGGCCCCGTCGCCGTCAAGTCCTTTCAG GTGCTACGCAAGGGTGCAATGTACCACCTCTCTGATTCGATGGCATTGAGGAGTGCATTTTCCAAAGTCAAAGCTGGGTGCTTTCTGCATGTCAAGATGGTAGCAGTTGCGACGGACTCACACTACTGCAGAGACGAGGATAGAGGGAGATCAAGTAGAGGTTGTCTTGGAGTTGATATGGACAAACGTCTTATGGAGTTGCCTGCAACAATATCAGGCGGTGTAAATCCTCAAATGCTGGAAG GTAGTGAGGAGGCTGCAGCATTGCTTAATGTTCATGCACATGATGCAGTGCCAAATGATGTGCAGCTGTCATCCTCGTCACATCCGAGTACGGTTACAAAGAAGGATGCAGCAGTAAGCCTGGCTACTGATGTACAAACAAATTCTGTGGCAAATGTCAGTAGATTTTCAAATCAAAGCAATGTGGCCCTGGTTGGAGAAGAGTTACTCGCAAGAAAGGAAAACCTTCTGCATAGTGTCGAAGACCATGATCTTGGTGTTGTTTCTGGTGACAAGCAAGTGGGGACAAGGGAGGGAACGGTGGGAGAGCTTCATGCACTGGATGATCCCTCTCAGGAAAAGGAGCGCAAAAGGGCTAGAAGGACTGATTCTGTTAACATGTCAGCTGTAGATCCTGTTAGAGAAACTAATGATTACAAAACCAGGGATGTGAATAGCTTGGATAAGCCTTCATTGGAAACAAACACTAATTCTCTTGGGGTAATTCCAAGCAATTCTTTTCAGCAAGAATCACATGGAAATGCACAAGAGGATTCAATCCAGCCTGAAAATCCAATCATTCCTGGAaagaataagaaaaggaaaaaacatCAGTCAGTCGCTCCCAAAGATGCCCAAGAAATAACAAAACCATCAGCTGGAACAGTGGAGGTACCAAAAGCGTTAGATGGAGGCCTGCTTCATGAAAACCAAGGGCAACAAGGTGATGGTGTAGATAATGTTGAAATGACTAGCAGAGACAAAGCAATGGTCAGACCATCTGACATGCATCTTCCATCATCACAACTCAATAGTGGAAGCCAGTTGGGTACTGATGCTCAGGCAACTACTGATCTAGTTGCTGACAAAAGTAACATTGGTATTGTACATGAAGGATATGGAAATCCGGCAGTTGGAGAGACCAGTAATTCCACTTCCAAAGTTGTAGCTGGTGAAGAAACAATTGCAGAAGGAATCAATGATGAATATCATGATGAAAGAGGAGTTGAGGTAAGCAACATGGAGAAAGGAAGTAAAAGTGAGAATGTCCTGGATATGGCAGATACAGCCGGTAATATTTCTCATGAGAAGAATTGCCAGGAATCAAATAAGGTTAGTTCTGTTGGCCTATCTTCCATGGATACTGCTGAAGCAAAAGACCAGTCTGGGTATAGCGAGAAAGCAGCCAAATCAGATATAGTGTCTACTCAGGGGGACATCTTAAATGACCCTTATAAGTGGCACATCACAAGTAATGTGCAGCGAGGGGATTGTAATGTCATAGAACATTCAGCTGGTGATGgaaagctgaagaagaagaaaaggcgcCACTCGGAGTCTTCAAAGGATGGTCCTACTACTCAAGGTGTGACAAAACCATCTGGATCCATTGCAAATGCTCAGGTGGAGACTGTAAATGAACCAAGCAAGGTGAATCAAGGGGATTCTACTGTAACAGAAAATCCAACTGGTGATGGGAAGCGTAAAAAGAAGAGAAAACTCCGCTTGGAGTCTTCAAAGGATGATCCTTTGACAAAATCATCTGGACCCACTACAGGTGGAAGCTCGACACAGCATGCAAGTGACGATCCCCTAAATGCAGAGCAAACAACACAAGGCACTATAGGAGAAGCAACGGGTAGTGCTTGCAGGAAGCTTGATGGAACCGCGGATGTAGCAGCAACCAATGTGATTAATGAGGTATTGGCAGATTTAGGATGCACAGACAACTTAAGTGGAGATCCAGTAAAGGAACACACTGAAGGTGTTGTTAGTGCAGCCTTACCTCTGAAATATCCAGCAGATAATCAGTCTGATGATCTTAATGATGTTTTGACTGAGAATACAGTAGTGCCAGCTGATGGCAGAACCAAATCCAGTAAGCGTCAGAGAAAGAAGACTTCATTAAAGCATGTGTCTACCGATAGCAGTAAAGATATTCAGTCTTTGGGTGTGCAAGTCAGACAGGTTCCCACAGAGGACTTGGAAGGAGGAAATGACACCAAAGAGGAATTGCTTCTGGAAGGTTCTTCAGTTGACGCTCCTGCAAGTACTGGTCAAGTATTACGGCAGAAAAGCAGAAAGTCTTTGAAGACTCAGACTCCTACAATACAGGAAATAAATCATCCTACATATGGACAAGATAATCAGTTCATAAAGGATGACCAGGAAAAATATGTAACTGATGGTGGGCCTCGTAATGACAAAAATATAGTAGGAGCTCCAACAGAATCATCAGTACTTCATAAAGATGGCACAATTATCATGCATGATAAGCCTAATGCTCGAAAGGGAAGGAAGAAATCTTCCAAGACTGAACTTCAGAGTCAGGATACTGCTTTGGAACAAGGTTCTGTTGCAGATTTGATGAACTCCAGGGCTCAGGAGGGAGCAGCTATTCCTAAAGGTTCTGCTGGTGCTGTTGAACCAAATGATTCTGCAGCGATTCATTCTGAAAATGGCAAAATTAATTTCTTGGACCATTTTAGCCCCAGTGTGATGAATGGCCCATCTGTTTCTGCAGAAAACAATGATGAAACTACTATAAGGGAAGTTAAGGGCAAAAAGAAAAGCAAAAGAAAACCAGATATGCAGTCTCAACATGCTGGTATTATTGAACCAAATGATCTGCCAGAATCCCATCTTCATACAGATAAAACTAGTGTAGCTGATCATTTTGATACTGGCAATGTGGGTGTGCCATCTGTTTCAGCAGAAAACACGAACAGAGAAGATGGTAATGTGGAAAAGGCCAAGGAGAAAAAGAAGAGCAAAAGAAAGCAGGATTTGGTCAAACCCGAGTCTGAAAACCCTATTGGTAATAATGAAGACACTGATAATTGTTCACAAAATTTGCTGCATTCTGTTGTGCAGAAGGGAAGAATAGAACAGGGCAATGCAAAAGAGAACAGTGATAAAATCACCAAGGATAATAGTATGCCGCAACAGGAGACTGAAGCAGAAAACATTAACAGAGAAGATGGTAATGTGAGGAAAACCAAGGAGAAAAAGAAGAGCAAAAGAAAACAGGATTTGGTCAAACCCGAGTGTCAAAATCCTGATGGTGGTAATCAAGATACTGACACTTCTGCACCGCAGAAAGGAAGAATGGATCAGGGCAATGCAAAAGAGAAGAAGGAACAGGAAAAAGAAGATGCCACACGTGATAGCACTTTTGAAAAGAAGCCCCGCCAAAGCAAGGTTGGTGCTGACAATCAGACTGATTTGCCCACTGAGAAGGACCATGCACGCATGGGCAAAGAACAAATGAACTCTACTTCTCAGACAAAGCATCATGGTAAGAATAGAAAACATGACGGGTCTATTGATGGGAGGGAAAATGCAAATCCTAAGGTTGTAAGCAATGTTGTTCAGAGCAGTCCCATCAGCCCACAAGCATCAAATGAAAGCACTTATGGCACACCAGCTGTTAACCGATTTAGAGTAGCAGTTCGGAAAGTTCCAAGAAATTTTTTTGAACAGCTCAATGACAAATCCAAGAAGGATACTAGTAAGAGAGGCGCTGGCGCAATTTTCAGTGACACCATAAGTGAAGACTCTGATGAACTATTGAACACCATGGGTGAAAAGGTTGGCAAGGAAAACTCATCAGATGATTCATCCACATCTGCTGACTCAG GAATTTCATCCACGGCCTGGGAGGGAAGCGACGTACCTGATGATGAAGGCATTGCATCGCT GTCACAGAGGAGTGACATCAACTCCGTCCTCCGAGGCTCCAGTAGCTACAAGAAGGCGAGGCTGAAACCAACCGAGCTGCTGGAGGACACCGAGGTGCCTGATAGCCAGCCTCCAGATAGTCTTTGGGGCTGA